The following are encoded in a window of Streptomyces sp. Go-475 genomic DNA:
- a CDS encoding carbohydrate ABC transporter permease produces MSTTTVETPAPSTERRAAKAPGRTRRRGEQSRPATLASHAVLIVASLTALFPVAWLFFLSLGPDKDDYLHPGRIWGKMTFDNYAFVLQDTSFFDWLKSTLVVVLGTTLIGVVVAASTGYAVSRMRFPGYRKLMWVLLVTQMFPIAVLIVPMYQILSDLRLIDSYLGLILVNCTTIVPYCAWLMKGYFDTIPFEIDEAGRVDGLTPFGTFARLILPLAKPGLAVAAFYSFLTAFGEVAFASTFLLSDDKYTFAVGLQTFVSEHDAQRNLMAATAVLIAIPAALFFYLVQKNLVTGLTAGGTKG; encoded by the coding sequence ATGAGTACGACCACCGTCGAGACCCCCGCCCCGTCGACCGAGCGGCGCGCCGCGAAGGCCCCCGGCCGGACGCGCCGGCGCGGCGAGCAGAGCCGCCCGGCCACCCTCGCCTCGCACGCCGTGCTGATCGTCGCGAGCCTGACCGCGCTCTTCCCGGTCGCCTGGCTGTTCTTCCTGTCCCTCGGACCGGACAAGGACGACTACCTCCACCCCGGGCGCATCTGGGGCAAGATGACGTTCGACAACTACGCGTTCGTCCTCCAGGACACCAGCTTCTTCGACTGGCTGAAGAGCACGCTGGTCGTGGTGCTGGGCACGACGCTGATCGGCGTCGTCGTCGCCGCGTCCACCGGTTACGCGGTCTCCCGCATGCGGTTCCCGGGCTACCGGAAGCTGATGTGGGTGCTGCTCGTCACCCAGATGTTCCCGATCGCGGTACTGATCGTCCCGATGTACCAGATCCTGTCGGACCTGCGGCTCATCGACAGCTACCTTGGTCTCATCCTTGTCAACTGCACCACGATCGTGCCGTACTGCGCCTGGCTGATGAAGGGCTATTTCGACACCATCCCGTTCGAGATCGACGAGGCCGGGCGCGTCGACGGGCTGACCCCCTTCGGCACGTTCGCGCGGCTCATCCTGCCGCTCGCCAAGCCGGGACTCGCGGTCGCGGCCTTCTACAGCTTCCTCACGGCCTTCGGGGAGGTCGCGTTCGCCTCGACGTTCCTGCTGAGCGACGACAAGTACACCTTCGCCGTCGGACTGCAGACGTTCGTCAGCGAGCACGACGCGCAGCGGAACCTGATGGCCGCGACGGCTGTGCTGATCGCGATACCGGCCGCCCTCTTCTTCTACCTCGTGCAGAAGAACCTGGTGACCGGGTTGACCGCCGGCGGCACGAAGGGGTGA
- a CDS encoding glycoside hydrolase family 13 protein, whose translation MSQHSAAPAPTPASAVAVAKRRDWWRDAVIYQVYPRSFADSNGDGMGDLEGVRTRLPYLRDLGVDAVWLSPFYASPQADAGYDVADYRAVDPMFGNLLDADALIRDAHELGLRIIVDLVPNHSSDQHEWFKRAVAEGPGSPLRDRYHFRPGKGENGELPPNDWESIFGGPAWTRVPDGEWYLHLFAPEQPDFNWEHPAVGDEFRSILRFWLDMGVDGFRIDVAHGLVKAEGLPDLGSHDQVKLLGNDVMPFFDQDGVHEIYRQWRLILDEYAGERIFVAEAWTPTIERTANYVRPDELHQAFNFQYLSTHWDAAEMREVIDRTLEAMRPVGAPATWVLSNHDVTRHATRFANPPGLGTQIRLAGDRELGLRRARAATLLMLALPGSAYVYQGEELGLPDVVDLPDEVRQDPAYFRGAGQDGFRDGCRVPIPWTRTGPSYGFGDGGSWLPQPEGWGELSVEAQTGVPGSTLELYRAALAVRREQPDLGAGSSVEWLRAPEGVLAFRRGEFVCVANTTGESVAMPAYGRVLVASGEIVLVDDEAKVPGDTTVWWTTATDA comes from the coding sequence ATGAGCCAGCACTCAGCTGCACCTGCCCCCACCCCCGCCTCCGCCGTGGCCGTCGCCAAGCGTCGCGACTGGTGGCGGGACGCGGTGATCTACCAGGTGTACCCGCGCAGCTTCGCCGACAGCAACGGCGACGGCATGGGCGACCTGGAGGGTGTCCGCACCCGTCTGCCGTACCTGCGCGACCTCGGCGTGGACGCCGTGTGGCTCAGCCCCTTCTACGCCTCGCCGCAGGCCGACGCCGGCTACGACGTCGCCGACTACCGGGCCGTCGACCCCATGTTCGGCAACCTCCTGGACGCCGACGCGCTGATCCGCGACGCCCACGAGCTGGGTCTGAGGATCATCGTCGACCTCGTGCCCAACCACTCCTCGGACCAGCACGAGTGGTTCAAGCGGGCCGTCGCCGAGGGCCCGGGCTCGCCGCTGCGGGACCGCTACCACTTCCGCCCCGGCAAGGGGGAGAACGGCGAGCTGCCGCCCAACGACTGGGAGTCGATCTTCGGCGGTCCGGCCTGGACCCGCGTCCCGGACGGGGAGTGGTACCTGCACCTCTTCGCCCCCGAGCAGCCGGACTTCAACTGGGAGCACCCGGCGGTCGGCGACGAGTTCCGCTCCATCCTGCGCTTCTGGCTGGACATGGGCGTCGACGGCTTCCGCATCGATGTCGCCCATGGGCTGGTGAAGGCGGAGGGGCTGCCCGACCTTGGATCCCATGACCAGGTGAAGCTGCTGGGCAACGATGTCATGCCGTTCTTCGACCAGGACGGTGTGCACGAGATCTACCGGCAGTGGCGGCTCATCCTCGACGAGTACGCGGGGGAGCGGATCTTCGTCGCGGAGGCATGGACGCCGACCATCGAGCGGACCGCGAACTACGTCCGCCCCGACGAGCTGCACCAGGCCTTCAACTTCCAGTACCTGAGCACCCACTGGGACGCGGCCGAGATGCGCGAGGTCATCGACCGCACCCTGGAGGCCATGCGCCCGGTCGGCGCCCCCGCCACCTGGGTGCTGTCCAACCACGACGTGACCCGGCACGCCACCCGGTTCGCCAACCCGCCCGGCCTCGGCACCCAGATCCGCCTGGCCGGCGACCGGGAGCTGGGCCTGCGCAGGGCCCGGGCCGCGACCCTGCTGATGCTGGCGCTGCCCGGCTCGGCCTACGTCTACCAGGGCGAGGAGCTGGGCCTGCCCGACGTCGTCGACCTGCCCGACGAGGTGCGCCAGGACCCGGCGTACTTCCGCGGCGCGGGCCAGGACGGCTTCCGCGACGGCTGCCGGGTGCCGATCCCCTGGACCAGGACCGGGCCGTCGTACGGCTTCGGCGACGGGGGCAGCTGGCTGCCGCAGCCGGAGGGGTGGGGTGAGTTGAGCGTCGAGGCGCAGACCGGCGTGCCCGGCTCGACACTGGAGCTGTACCGGGCCGCGCTCGCCGTGCGCCGGGAGCAGCCCGACCTCGGCGCGGGCAGCTCCGTGGAGTGGCTGCGGGCGCCCGAGGGCGTGCTGGCCTTCCGGCGCGGGGAGTTCGTGTGCGTCGCGAACACCACGGGGGAGTCGGTGGCGATGCCGGCGTACGGCCGGGTGCTGGTCGCGAGCGGCGAGATCGTCCTGGTCGACGACGAGGCGAAGGTGCCCGGCGACACCACGGTGTGGTGGACCACCGCGACCGACGCCTGA